GTGATGTATGCAGGAACGATCGCAGAGACGGCTCCGACCCCCAACCTCTTTGCCACGCCGCGTCATCCCTACACGCAGATGCTCATGGGGACGGTTCCCAAGTTGAGCGGTGGCGGGGTTCCCGAGGGCATCCCCGGCCGCATCCCCGATTACATGCGGCCGCCACCGGGATGTCGTTTCCACCCCCGGTGTCCTCACGTGATGCCGGTGTGCCGCGAAAAGAGACCGCCCTTGTACGACGTCGGTTCGCGTCACCAGGTGGCTTGCTGTCTCTACCAGGAGGAGCGGCAAACGGCATGACTGGTGCCAACGAGCTCTTGCAGGTCACGGACCTCCGGAAGTACTTCCCGGTTGAGATTCCGCGTGGCTCCGGGTCGGGCGTCGGTGCGTTCGTCAAAGCCGTGGACGGCGTGAGCTTTACCGTTCACGCCGGCGAGACCCTGGGGCTGGTCGGCGAGTCGGGGTCGGGGAAGAGTACGGTGGCCTATACGGTCATCGGTATGTACCGCCCGACCGGGGGAAAGATTTTCTTTCGGGGCCAGGACATCGGGCGAGAAGCGAGCCGTCGGCACTTGGGCCTCAAAAAGGACATCCAGATCGTATTCCAGGACCCGGGTTCCTCCCTCAACCCCCGCCGTACGATCCGACAGATTCTCGAGCTGCCACTTCGGGTCCATGGGCTGGCACGGGGAAGGCGCGAGGTCACCGAGCGGGTCGCTGACCTGTTGGAAACCGTAGAACTGTCCGCAGACTACATGGACAAATACCCTCCCGCCATCGGGGGCGGTGAGCGGCAGATGGTGGCAATCGCCCGTGCGCTTGCCACAAACCCTGCACTCGTGATCCTCGACGAGCCGACGTCCGCTCTCGATGTGTCCGTCCAGGCCAAGGTCGTTCGCCTGTTGATGCGGCTGCAGCGCGAGTTCGGTCTCACGTATCTGTTCATTACCCATGATCTAAGCCTGATGCGCAACGTCGCGAGCCGTGTCGCCATCATGTACCTGGGCAAGATTGCTGAGGTGGCGCCGACCGACCGTTTCTTCGCTCAGCCGCTCCACCCGTACACGCAGATGTTGCTCTCTGCCATTCCGGTAGCCACGGAGGCGGAGGAGGCTGTGCGTCCAAGGAAGGTCGTGTCACGGGGAGAGATCCCGAGCCCCGTCAACGTACCCACCGGGTGCAGCTTCCACCCACGTTGCCCCATGGTCATGGAGATCTGTAAGGAAATCGACCCGGTCGCGGTGGAAGCGGCACCGAGTCAGTGGGTGAGGTGTCACCTCTACTACCAGCACCGCGTTCGGACGACGGGGCGCGCCCAGAACCCGAGAAGGGAGGCACAGTCATGACAGGCATGACCCGCCGTATCCTATGGATCAACCCGGTGGGAACTCCTATGTGGGACCAGGAGATCGCGTCGCTGCTGCAACAGGAGGCGATGCCGGGTACGTACGTAGAGGCGCGATCGCTCCCGCGGGGACCCCACCACCTCGAGTACCTCTCATACGATGCCCAGGTGGTGCCCGACGTGCTCCACACGATTCGGCAGGCGGAGCGGGAGGGGTTCGATGCGGCGGTGGTCGGCTGCTTCTATGACCCGGGCGTTCGCGAGGCGAGGGAGGTTGCGGAGCGGATCGCTGTCGCTTTTCCGTGTGAGTCGTGTGTCATGCTGGCCGCCACGCTGGGCGACCGCTTTTCGGTCATCGTGGGACGCGAGAAGTGGATCCCGGCCATGCGAGAGAACGTCTGGCGGTACGGGATGGAACGGCGGCTGGCATCCTTCCGTGCGGTGGGGCTGGGTGTCCACGACTTTCAGCGTGACCCACCCGAGACGGAGCGCCGCCTTCTCGCCTCTGCCCGGGCAGCCGTGGACCAGGATGGCGCAGAGGTCATCATTCTCGGGTGCACCATAGAGTTTGGATTCTTCCGCAGCCTGCAATCACAACTCGGCGTGCCCGTGCTCGACGCCACGGTGACACCATTCAAGGTCGCCGAGCTGCTGGCTGAGTTGAAGCAGCGATTCGGGTGGTTACCCAGCAAGGTCGGCGGCTTCGAAAGCCCGCCGCCGCACGAGGTGGAATCCTGGATACTCCCCCAGTATGAGGCAGCCGCGGGTCGGTCGTGAGGATCGAGATCCGTTTACCATCGCAATCGTCGGCGAGGCCCTGCGGACGATCAGCGAGGAGATGTTCGCTGTTCAGGGCCGGGTGAGCCAGAGCCCGGTTATCTACGAGGTTCTCGACTACGCTTGCGGTCTGACGGATCCGGTCGGCTCTCTGGTCGCACAGGGCCAGGGTGTGACTGGGTTTCTCGGCACGCTGTCCGCGGCCGTTCAAGAAACGCTCTCCAAGTTCGGCAGGAAGCTGAGCCCCGGCGACGTGATTGGCACCAACGATCCATATGGAGGAGGAGGAACCCATCCCTCGGATGTCACGCTTGTGGCGCCTCTCTTTTACGAA
The Armatimonadota bacterium DNA segment above includes these coding regions:
- a CDS encoding ABC transporter ATP-binding protein; this encodes MTGANELLQVTDLRKYFPVEIPRGSGSGVGAFVKAVDGVSFTVHAGETLGLVGESGSGKSTVAYTVIGMYRPTGGKIFFRGQDIGREASRRHLGLKKDIQIVFQDPGSSLNPRRTIRQILELPLRVHGLARGRREVTERVADLLETVELSADYMDKYPPAIGGGERQMVAIARALATNPALVILDEPTSALDVSVQAKVVRLLMRLQREFGLTYLFITHDLSLMRNVASRVAIMYLGKIAEVAPTDRFFAQPLHPYTQMLLSAIPVATEAEEAVRPRKVVSRGEIPSPVNVPTGCSFHPRCPMVMEICKEIDPVAVEAAPSQWVRCHLYYQHRVRTTGRAQNPRREAQS
- a CDS encoding aspartate/glutamate racemase family protein — protein: MTGMTRRILWINPVGTPMWDQEIASLLQQEAMPGTYVEARSLPRGPHHLEYLSYDAQVVPDVLHTIRQAEREGFDAAVVGCFYDPGVREAREVAERIAVAFPCESCVMLAATLGDRFSVIVGREKWIPAMRENVWRYGMERRLASFRAVGLGVHDFQRDPPETERRLLASARAAVDQDGAEVIILGCTIEFGFFRSLQSQLGVPVLDATVTPFKVAELLAELKQRFGWLPSKVGGFESPPPHEVESWILPQYEAAAGRS